In one Rhodococcus sp. B50 genomic region, the following are encoded:
- a CDS encoding RrF2 family transcriptional regulator encodes MQLTRFTDLGLRVVMHLVAGPAGSMPSTRTIADQLDLSYAHTTKVVARLGELGVVTTRRGRGGGLTITELGRTASLGWLTRALEGEEEVVECEGAKPCPMRHGCSLRSKLRAAQDAFYATLDDVTIADLATPDAGPVLLTLEPPTGR; translated from the coding sequence ATGCAACTCACCCGGTTCACCGATCTCGGACTGAGAGTTGTGATGCATCTCGTCGCCGGCCCGGCGGGGAGTATGCCCAGTACCAGAACGATTGCAGACCAGCTCGACCTGTCGTACGCACATACGACGAAGGTCGTCGCCCGACTCGGCGAGCTCGGAGTGGTCACCACCCGTCGCGGACGCGGCGGAGGCCTGACCATCACCGAACTCGGCCGTACGGCGAGCCTCGGATGGCTCACCCGAGCCCTCGAAGGTGAAGAGGAAGTCGTCGAGTGCGAAGGAGCGAAGCCCTGTCCCATGCGTCACGGCTGCAGCCTCCGCTCGAAGCTGCGTGCCGCACAGGACGCCTTCTACGCCACCCTCGACGACGTCACGATCGCCGACCTGGCAACCCCGGACGCCGGCCCCGTCCTGCTCACCCTCGAACCACCCACCGGTCGCTGA